Genomic segment of Perca flavescens isolate YP-PL-M2 chromosome 7, PFLA_1.0, whole genome shotgun sequence:
CTTAAAATGTAGAGACTATTCCTTCAAAGTCATTGTCACCACCACAGTCAAATTGGAACAGATTACTGAATTATCGCAGATGATCCCAACCTGTACGTTCAAACTTTTATAAATTAATAAACGCTTggatatgacattttttttggagAGTAAATTTTGTCCCCACTCGTGTAAATAAAGTAAGTGAGATGGTACACGTCATCATACAAACTGTATTTTCAAAGTACCAAAACTTTAGGACGACAAGGGAAGTTGACCACATGGTCAAACTTTGGGGCAATTCTTTGCCACGCCATGAAGAACTCCTATCCGACCCTCTAATACAGTCTCAGATTACATCCATGTAATAGATGCCAACAGGTAGCAGCATCCCAGTGTGCTCACTCTGCCCTCGTGCCCCAAAATTCCCCCTCCCACCCCATCTTTCCTGCAACCggatactttttattttttatttttattgttgccTTTTAATGAGAGTTTGCTATGATGTATCATAGAGTTGATAATTATATTTGCACTTGAATTGTTATTGCTCATGTAAAGAAATGTCTGGATTTTGTATtgtctttttaaatgaatggaaTTGGTGTTCTTATTTTCTTGTAGCTTGTTTGTTCATGAAATGCTCACTCACCGTTTAGTCTATAGAGATAATCCACATGACATTAtcaactgtttaaaaaaaaaaaaggaaaaaaaaaaactatgtacagAGGTCAATGAAACAAGTTTGTACTTGTTACTGCCCAAAACACTTATTGaaataaacatactgtacttcAGCTTCATTTCAAACATTTTAATGTCTTTATAATGTGTATTCAGCTTCATTTCAAACAATGTCTGTATAAAGAGTATAAAAGTTTTATGAGCAagttagaaaatataaaataactaGTGCATTACTAAAGGTGGTATATAGGACAAATATTTATTGTAGAAAGGAAGACTTGAGACCATTATTTTCATCCTCCAGTGACTGCAGTTTCAGGTTGAATATTGTAGTTTTACATTTCAACTAGCTTACTAGGTCCACCGGTCGTTGCGACGAGCTGAAATAATATTGGGATCACAATTTTAAAGTGTTGTAAACAATATCAagtaaagcaaaaacaaaagaattGAATACTTACGTGTACATTTGGGGAGGCCAGGGAACCATTGGCCATCACCACCACAGGTAACCGTGCTCGGGCCGTACTTTGTAAAGCCTCGGTTACACTCGATGGATATAGTGTCCCTGTCTTTGTACAGCTTGGCCTGAGCTCCCATCCAGTAGGCATTGGGCACATTTGGAGATGGACATGTTATTTCTGTGAGGAAATAGAAGTCAATTTTTATTCTATCATGtcaaaaagcaaataaaagttGTATGAAGATTAAAGTGCTGTGTTACTAATAGTATCAAGGACCTTTGCATGTAGGTGCAGGATCACTCCATGTCCCATTCTCTGTGCACGAAATGTGCCTTTGTCCAATAAGGGTTCCCACACGACAATGATAGCGAATCACACTCCTGTATGTGTAAGGTGGCTCCTGAGGGATGATGATCTCAGCATTTGTCCCTCTTGGAGGCTCCGCACACACCACAGCTGGAAGAGATACAGCAGTGTTTGGCACAGCTAAAGAGGAAGGAAAATTAAAGGCCAAGACAAAATTACAGTATGGTTGTTTACTGCACCTTCACAGGCAGGCTCACGTCCATCCCAGCCTTTGCTCATGCAGTTTCTGGTTGCCTGTCCTACAAGATTATACCTGATGAAAAGGATGAATCAAAAGTCTGAGTTTCAGAGAGGAatgcaaaatattttaaatgtaaagaaTAGTATGCAAGAAATCAGTGCAGTATAAGGAATTTTCCTTACCCCTCGTCACAGACAGCTGTAGCAGTGTCTCCAAACTCTACTCCAGTATAGATAAACTGTCCGTTTGTAATCTCTCCGGCAGAGCCACAAGACTTTCCTTCGGAGGATAACACGTTTTAAAAGTTTAATGGTCATTATGACAGTAAAAATATTTTAGATCCATATACAGAGCATCAAAGATTACACAATACAGTACATCTGATAGCAGGAATGTCACAAAGACAAATATGCATTATTTTCATCTTTGTAATTAAATAGTATGCCACTTAAATACtatgaattgttttttaaacaccCAACTTTGACATTACTATATTATGACACCGGTCAGTATAGTAGGTTATAAAGTATAGTAGGTTATACAGTCATAGCAGGTaatgaagtcatagtacagtaggTTATAGTCTTAGTGAAGTCTGTCATGAAAATCTGAAAAATGgctaaaagtcatagtataagtaTAGAATGCCATGAAAGTCATTTAGAATGCAAAAAGTCACTTTAGTAAGTCATAAAAGTAATTTTATAATATGAATACAAGTATGTTGAAAAGCCATTAAAGAGTCAAAGTATACTATATTGGAAAGCcattataaagtcatagtatagtacgttgaaaaaaaaaagtgataaagtaaactatagtatgccgaaaataattgataaagtatagtttgtcaaaaaagaaaaaaaaacacgtgtCGGTGCACCCAGCACCGACACATgcatcattcctattttgcaccccacgcacagcagacttttccctccacagatgcACGTCGGTAAATTCGGGAATgcatttgcgctcccgggggtgGTTCAGAGGAGGAGTGTTCCGGTGCAAACATTCCGTGGtgccattttgaaaaatgttttggatagatcaggaggcactttacagtatagtcctcaaaaagtcgcagcattctttgtggcttgttgtgttttacacaacatttccatgaatcatggatgtgttgacataaatgaggaaataagaGGAATTAAGGAGACGTGAGGTTGAACTACgatgggattggacactccggcagAATCTTGTTgggaaaaagccatagtatagtaggtaggttaaaaaaaaaaaaaaaaaaaaaaaaggacatagtATAGTCAGACAGTATAGGTGATGTCATAGTATAGCTGCCATAAAAgtcatgtcaaaaagtcatatagcAGGCTATAGTGGGTCATTAAAAAGGCTTCCATCTACTGCTATCTCTTTCGCCTAGTTAATGCATGCACATATTCACCgcacattttataaatatccCTTTATGCGTGGGAAATGATAAGCATAGTTTCAGACAGTTAAAATTGTAATGTAGAAAAACCTTGAGAATAAAGAGACTGACTGATTATAAAAGATCTTACGGTCACATTTCAGCTGCAGTTGTGTCCACTTCCCCTCAATACACGTGCGATATCTGCTGCCGCCTGCTTGAATGTATCCAACTGCACACACGTAATGGACTCTTTCACCAGAAGCGAAAGATGGCCTTTTGATGTACTTGTCAGCGAGGCTGGCCTTGGAGTTGTGGTTTACTGGCACACCGCATCCCCCTGGTGAACAAAGTAACTGGTCATCTTAGAAACAACTGTTACcacctccttttttttaataaactgagGTGGAAGTTTAACATTCTGCCAAAAACCACCCAACTGACTATCCAGTAGAAATTCTAACTCACTTTTTACATCAGGTGAACCAGTTTTAGGCAGGCACTGAGGGGGTTTAGGATGCCACACGCCACCAGGACCACAAGTGACCCGCTGAGCTCCATCCAGCTGGAAACCCTGACTGCAGGTGAAGCTCACGTATTCTCCCACCCAGTATACAGAAACCCCTCCAGCACTGCTCACAGAGTTGGCCACTGCAGGTGGGGTGGAGCAGGTGGTCTCTACCTTGGAGATTTCTGTTAACAGGAGATTTAGTTTCCTTCAGATTGATTTGGCACTTTCTGATGGAAACCTTATCTGCAAGCGGTCCTGCCATGTTGTGCTAGTTGATAGATTTAGCTCTGGACACATACAAAAATCCAAAAACATGACTAATATGACCTTACATTGAACACAATCAAATCTTTTGTCATATAatggaaaaatacatttaaaattaagGGATTAAAACACCTCCATTGTGCATCACATTCAGACCAGTTACTCATTGTTGGCACACCACCCACTTTAATCTCTTAAGGTGCAGCAACCAGTGTGTAAAGAATATGAATGGATCTCAGATGACGGACCTGTTAAAGATGCTCTATTACTCACCTTCACAGGACGGGAATTCACCGGTCCAGCCAGACTTCTTGCAGATCATGTAGTCGAGTCCTTTCACAGTGTATCTATCAGAAGgaggatatactgtatagtcACTAACTCTGAGGCTTATTCTGTTAAAGTTTTACAGGATTTATTTCAGGTTTCAACTCACCCCGCATTGCATACAGCATAAACTTTCTCCCCGACGAATGAATTGCCTTCATAATAGAACTCTCCATTGAGTAGCTCACCGGCATTGCCACAATATCTCTCTGTCAGAAataagggagggagagagagtaaggtaaaatgtaatttacaagGGGGGAGAGAAACAACCGATGCCTTTGAAAAACAAGCCACGTAAGCTGCTGTGCTGTGCCTATGCGTGCCAAACGCCGCTCGTTTTGGTAGAGGATCTGGGCAAAACCTTCAATCAGATACAATCCAACAGCAAACACCAGAAAGACTAGGAATGTAAATGGTAGCCTAGTACTAGGGATTTTTAAAGATAGTCTCTAAATATTAAGGTTATCCAATAATGGTAACAAGTAGGCCTAGGCTAGTTTAGGTTTAAAGGATCAGTCTCTTCATAGCCTGGGAGGGACACTTACAGGAACAAAAGtcttttttgggggcatttgagaactttattttcatagatgaagacatgaaatgggagagagagggggaatgacatgtagcaagtggccgcaggttggagtcgaacccgcggccgctgcgtcgaggagtagcTAGCCTACACCtctatatatagcctatatataaaataattgaCCCAGATAGGCCCACTTACTTTCGCATTTTAGGGTCAGTCTGGTCCATTTTCCATCAACACACTGCACAGATGGGCTCCCTCTGGATGGAGCCAAGTCCTCGCCGCAGTCATAATACACCTTCTTCCCGCTGCTGAACGTCAGTTTCTCCGGCGTTCCCCTTAATCTGGTGTTCGGGTACTCCCGTGGAGTCGAACATTCCTTCTGTccctgagctttttttttttttttttttttttttttttttggggggggggggagaacacaagttgaaaaataaataaacaatcacaatcgtcgaagtgtggatttttcttttaattaccTGAATCAAGTAGGGTTAAGGCAAACGATAAAACCAAAATATTCCACCCGATGTTCCTCATGTTTGTCGTCCGTGCGGCTCCGTAAGTCAAAGAGCAGATCACAAATCAAATGTCACAGGCGGCTTCAGATCAAGCAATTTATAGAGGAGGAGCCGCCAGACCAGCTGATTGAAAtaacaaaatcacacacacacacgcacgcaagcacgcacacacgcacgcacgcacacacgaaAACAAGAATCAGATAAATTGTAGagaacacacaggaaacagacgaaaaaaaacatttattgtgaacATTATAGCGACAATCAACCAAACATATATTTCAAACAGACCCTATAGTTGTAATATTGTGATCTGCATGAATAACTTCAAGGGCTAAACCAATTTATTGTTATGCTTAACAAGCCAAAACAAGCACAAGCATACGTTTACATGATCTTCTAAGAATCCATTATAAGCCAGTTAGACTTATAAAGATGAAAGGAAGTAttttttagacttttaaaatacatgttaGATGTTCTATAGGGGAGAGAAAGTCTTAGGAGTTTTAGAAATGTATGAAAATCCAAAAAATGATATGGGAAATGGTAAAATCCTGTGGGACTTTTTGAGACATCACTTGCATGCACTTTTACTAATAATAGCCAAGTAGGCAATAGGAATTCAAGAATGTTGATCATAATGGTTTAGCTAATTTGGCCCTTTATGTCTTAACCCAGTCTAATGAATGTCATGGATTGTAGGTCATTGCACTATTACTGGTAAGTATTTCTAATTTTGTACAACTCATTTAGATCAGTACTAATTATTAGAATATAATTCAACAGCACTCCAATCTACATCCTCCATAAATGACCatacagttcaatcaacccCTCTCTAAAAAACtgtttcaacaaaaactgaacatcaCAACCTTCTGGCCCCTATTTTTCAATGtcattgtatatttgtatttccCCTGGTTTGGAACACGTCTGTATGGGACTCTTGACCCGGTCAAAGCGTTTTCAGCCTTGCAATCTCTGATTATTTTAAATTAGGACAGAAAAAATGGTTGGTATTTTTCTGCCGTTGTTGCTGCAGTCACAACAGTGGTTTTGATTTACTGTGACTGTCATTGGACCCCAGAAGTAGTGGTGGAAACAGCTCTTAGATCCCTTACTTAAGacaataccacaatgtaaaaataacaattacaagtaaaagttcaGCATTAGCTTCTATATTAGCAGGGTTTTAAGTATTACAGTGTTGTACACAACTAAGCCTTTTAGAGTGCTAGATTATGGATGCATTACATGGAAGCAATAGAGGAAGCTGAAATGTTGCACTTTATAGTAGACACACTTTATATATACTGACTGTtgcacccccaaaaaaaaagaaaaaatgtaatcacaaatGTGTCAAGTTCtgtttattttatactttttttcttaTAAAACAACTGACACATTAGTGTACATTCCTTTCTTTTAAATATCTGTGtggccttttttttgtttgtgttgttgaaaTTAATCAGAGCTTTTTATCTGAATCTACTCATTTCAGGATCATGTCAGGCGTCAAAGCAACTTGCAGATTAAATTCTCTGAAACACAACCTGACCCTTTCCTTCTCGGTTTCCCTGATGACTCTCTCTAAAAgagcctctctctgtgtgcctggCTCTTTTAGGGACATGAAGTTTAGTAAACAGgaaggctacacacacacacacacacacacacacacacacacacacaaacttcttCGCCAAACTAAACAGCTTTCCTGAGGTCACATATTCTTAAAACTCTGGTAAAAAACAGAAGTCAATGTAAAAAACGCatttaaattaactttattaAATGGAACGTGCACAGCACAGTGtgcaataaaacattaaagctaTTTTTAAGACATCCAAATATATTGCCAATCATTCAATTCAGGTGAAACCTACTTTTGctgattatattatataataatactgTTGACTACTATTGCCACAACCTTATAGTCCCTTGTAGTCCTTTAAATTAAGGCACTtttcacaaatattgatttattgCTGATATCAAAATCATGTGAATACTAAACATTTGGTTGCTATGAAGCTGGTACTTAAACAGTATCTTTGTCGTTTCAGGAGTACACAATTTGCTTTTCCTTATGAAGAAACTAAAATGCATTAAAAGTCACCAGCATTTTGAAATATTTGCATCAATTCTTTAGAGTTCAAATGTGATCAGCTTTACATTATCACAGTAGACAGCGCCGTTATTTCAGTAGAAGGCAAAACATACAGGTACTGTAGGCATCATTTAAGAGAAGAACAGAATCATTGTCACAGAGTAAAAAATAGCACAGTAGCTGATGTCCTTTTTGTAGGGctagacaaaacatttcattacttTTCACAGCTTGTGTCTGCCCACTGCAAGGTTAACATGctttaaattacatttcaaaatcaaattATTACTACATCTTGTCAAAACCACCCATGGAAGGATGCACATTACCTGGGAATGTTTAAATAGGTAACTTAAAGAAAAAATCGGAGAGAAAAAAACGAAGCTGTACATGGCTTCCTTTAAGAGAGGCACTCTTTTACACTTAAACTAAAGGTAGTAACTTGCATTGAGATATACAATTCACAATCAACATGTTCTATATCTAGCGCAGCATAATATGACTGTAGACTACAGTATGTGGAGTGTGCTAGGATCTAATGGACGGGTTTTAAGAGTCTCTACTTActaaaaaaaacccacattACTATAAATCTAGATATGAAGGCTTTTATGGAAGGCTTTTGAGttcatgtatgtatgcatgtatgtgtgtacgtaTGTATGTGCACACACTCAATAACACACATAACCtattcaacaaaaaaacaaagaataaacACATATAGGGTTACACAGATAAGGTGTGTAATACATTGGTTAAGAATGTAATGGCT
This window contains:
- the si:ch73-217n20.1 gene encoding complement receptor type 1, translating into MRNIGWNILVLSFALTLLDSAQGQKECSTPREYPNTRLRGTPEKLTFSSGKKVYYDCGEDLAPSRGSPSVQCVDGKWTRLTLKCEKRYCGNAGELLNGEFYYEGNSFVGEKVYAVCNAGYTVKGLDYMICKKSGWTGEFPSCEEISKVETTCSTPPAVANSVSSAGGVSVYWVGEYVSFTCSQGFQLDGAQRVTCGPGGVWHPKPPQCLPKTGSPDVKRGCGVPVNHNSKASLADKYIKRPSFASGERVHYVCAVGYIQAGGSRYRTCIEGKWTQLQLKCDRKSCGSAGEITNGQFIYTGVEFGDTATAVCDEGYNLVGQATRNCMSKGWDGREPACEAVVCAEPPRGTNAEIIIPQEPPYTYRSVIRYHCRVGTLIGQRHISCTENGTWSDPAPTCKEITCPSPNVPNAYWMGAQAKLYKDRDTISIECNRGFTKYGPSTVTCGGDGQWFPGLPKCTPRRNDRWT